The following proteins come from a genomic window of Denitromonas sp.:
- a CDS encoding IS110 family transposase, producing the protein MYALYRYAQEGRLMDRSSQLNFGVDVGKHELVIASRADQHIIKIANQPEAIGGWLKRLPPDCRIGMEATGVYHLQLADLAHAAGHQVYVFNPRTVAVYLKSLRSRGKTDILDARGIVRYVQNEADEHPLYTPSSATERSVQTLLHRRHQVVKQRAALRMSCQSLDELTRAPFDPLLAAFDQCLRKIDTQLRQLVRADGKLHALATRLRSIPGVGPLISTALALRLSRHPYRNSDALVAALGMDPRPHQSGVSDAPRHLSKQGNGEERRLIYMAAVSACRYALWRERFEQLIARGLPSTAAHCIIARKLLRIAFAINKKRQAYSVEALSGNCHAT; encoded by the coding sequence TTGTACGCGCTGTACCGATATGCTCAGGAGGGACGCCTCATGGACCGTTCATCACAATTGAACTTCGGCGTTGACGTCGGCAAGCACGAGTTGGTCATCGCCTCAAGAGCCGATCAGCACATCATCAAGATCGCCAACCAGCCCGAAGCGATTGGGGGTTGGCTCAAGCGCTTGCCGCCCGACTGTCGCATCGGCATGGAAGCGACTGGGGTCTATCACCTGCAATTGGCCGATCTGGCCCATGCAGCTGGCCATCAGGTCTATGTCTTCAACCCGCGCACCGTGGCCGTCTATCTGAAGTCTCTGCGCTCGCGCGGCAAGACCGACATTCTGGACGCCCGGGGCATTGTTCGATACGTACAGAACGAAGCGGACGAGCACCCGCTCTATACGCCGTCGAGCGCAACCGAGCGATCCGTCCAGACCCTACTGCATCGCCGTCATCAGGTGGTCAAACAGCGCGCCGCGCTGCGCATGAGCTGTCAGTCCCTGGACGAGCTGACACGCGCCCCGTTCGATCCGTTGCTGGCGGCTTTCGATCAGTGTCTACGAAAAATTGACACGCAGCTGCGCCAACTGGTGCGCGCCGACGGGAAACTGCATGCGTTGGCCACCCGCCTGCGCTCCATTCCCGGCGTCGGCCCGTTGATCAGCACGGCATTGGCGCTACGCTTGAGTCGCCATCCGTACCGCAACAGCGACGCGCTGGTTGCAGCCTTGGGCATGGATCCGCGGCCGCACCAGTCGGGGGTATCGGACGCACCGCGACACTTGTCCAAGCAGGGCAACGGTGAAGAGCGCCGACTGATCTACATGGCCGCCGTTAGTGCCTGTCGATATGCGCTGTGGCGCGAGCGATTCGAACAATTGATCGCTCGCGGTTTGCCCAGCACCGCGGCTCATTGCATCATCGCCAGAAAGCTGCTGCGCATCGCCTTTGCTATCAATAAAAAACGCCAGGCATACAGCGTCGAGGCGCTCAGCGGCAATTGCCACGCAACATAG
- a CDS encoding DUF1289 domain-containing protein, which yields MSVASPCIDVCKMDPRTGLCEGCARTIDEITAWSRIDDDAKRAILARVAEREAALDIFDHGGQAAGGR from the coding sequence ATGAGCGTGGCCTCGCCCTGCATCGACGTCTGTAAAATGGACCCGCGCACCGGCCTGTGCGAGGGCTGCGCCCGCACCATCGACGAGATCACCGCCTGGAGCCGCATCGATGATGACGCTAAGCGGGCGATTCTGGCGCGGGTGGCCGAGCGCGAAGCGGCGCTCGATATTTTCGATCACGGCGGACAGGCGGCCGGCGGCCGATAG
- a CDS encoding DUF1289 domain-containing protein, whose product MSECIGICEIDPDSETCIGCGRSADEIFGNDHSDDPTDAGEQTPAADHVAITPDDALPDAT is encoded by the coding sequence ATGTCCGAGTGCATCGGCATCTGCGAGATCGACCCCGATTCCGAAACCTGCATCGGCTGTGGCCGCTCGGCCGACGAGATCTTCGGCAACGACCACAGCGACGACCCGACCGACGCCGGGGAGCAAACGCCGGCGGCCGATCACGTCGCGATCACCCCCGACGACGCCTTGCCGGACGCGACATGA
- a CDS encoding P-II family nitrogen regulator codes for MSLANDHIRKLLTIVTEGAIETSLVRDLDRLGAHGYTITEARGKGHRGVRNAGWDASSNIRIEVVCNADTAAAISAHLQAQYYDNYAMIMWVGEVEVLRPEKF; via the coding sequence ATGAGCCTGGCCAACGACCATATCCGCAAGCTGCTGACCATCGTTACCGAAGGCGCGATCGAGACCTCGCTGGTGCGTGACCTTGACCGCCTCGGCGCCCACGGCTACACCATCACCGAGGCGCGCGGCAAAGGCCACCGCGGCGTGCGCAACGCCGGCTGGGACGCGAGCAGCAACATCCGCATCGAGGTGGTGTGCAACGCCGACACCGCCGCCGCCATCTCCGCCCATCTGCAGGCGCAGTACTACGACAACTACGCGATGATCATGTGGGTGGGCGAGGTCGAGGTGCTGCGGCCCGAAAAATTCTGA
- a CDS encoding sodium-dependent bicarbonate transport family permease: protein MNPIDPIILFFLLGLIAGLARAELRLPAAIYDFVSILLLLAIGLKGGIELAKQPFGDLLPQILAVLAMGFALPLVAFPVLRYLGRFKRADAASIAAHYGSVSVGTYAVAVAYFGTREIFFEAHMPLLLVVLEVPAILVGIVLARGMSRETRWGAVMHEIFLGKGIVLLLGGLLIGWIAGPEGVVSIKPLFFDLFKGILAIFLLEMGLITAAQIGSLRQYGLFLLGFGVVMPVFSAVIGALLGWALGLSLGGTAVLATLAASASYIAVPAAMRVSVPEANPTLSLTASLGITFPFNVLVGVPLYHAMAERVHAFLGA from the coding sequence ATGAATCCGATCGATCCGATCATCCTGTTTTTCCTGCTCGGCCTCATCGCGGGCCTGGCACGCGCGGAGCTGCGGCTACCGGCGGCCATCTACGATTTTGTGAGCATCCTGCTGCTGCTGGCGATTGGCCTCAAAGGCGGCATCGAGCTGGCCAAGCAGCCCTTTGGCGACCTGTTGCCGCAGATTCTGGCGGTGCTGGCCATGGGCTTCGCGCTGCCGCTGGTGGCGTTTCCGGTGCTGCGCTACCTCGGCCGCTTCAAACGCGCCGACGCCGCCTCGATTGCCGCGCACTACGGTTCGGTCAGCGTGGGTACCTATGCCGTGGCGGTGGCCTACTTCGGCACCCGCGAGATCTTCTTCGAAGCCCACATGCCGCTGCTGCTGGTGGTGCTCGAGGTGCCGGCCATCCTGGTCGGCATCGTGCTGGCGCGGGGCATGAGCCGCGAGACCCGCTGGGGCGCGGTGATGCACGAGATCTTCCTCGGCAAGGGCATCGTGCTGCTGCTCGGCGGCCTGCTCATCGGCTGGATTGCCGGGCCGGAAGGCGTGGTCTCCATCAAGCCGCTGTTCTTCGACCTGTTCAAGGGCATCCTGGCCATCTTCCTGCTCGAGATGGGCCTGATCACCGCCGCGCAGATCGGCTCGCTGCGCCAGTACGGGCTGTTCCTGCTCGGCTTCGGCGTGGTCATGCCGGTGTTCTCGGCGGTGATCGGCGCGCTGCTCGGTTGGGCGCTGGGGCTGTCGCTGGGCGGCACGGCGGTGCTCGCCACGCTGGCCGCCTCGGCCTCGTACATTGCGGTGCCGGCAGCCATGCGGGTGTCGGTGCCCGAGGCCAACCCCACGCTGTCGCTCACCGCCTCGCTGGGCATCACCTTTCCGTTCAATGTGCTCGTCGGCGTGCCGCTTTATCATGCGATGGCCGAGCGTGTGCACGCCTTCCTGGGAGCCTGA
- a CDS encoding MBL fold metallo-hydrolase, producing MSQLPASLHVLERGWLSSNNILLFEGDRAILVDTGYVSHAEQTVALVRSALDGRRLTDIVNTHSHSDHIGGNAAVQRAFGCRITVPAGMHDAVQQWDENALLLSVAGQTGDRFTADTKAHPGDTREMGGLHWEALAAPGHDMDALMFFNRDHGVLISGDALWRDGFGILFADVLGTGDGIGEARRTLDAIARLPVRQVIPGHGAPFDEVDEALAAAYARLRAFEEDGSRMARNAIRGCVTFSLLDMRRIALADLPGWLDRTPLFRIANERFLHETPERLADWLVDSLVKAGVARREGEWLVAA from the coding sequence ATGAGCCAGCTGCCCGCGTCCCTCCATGTGCTCGAACGGGGCTGGTTGTCGTCCAACAACATCCTGTTGTTCGAGGGTGATCGCGCCATCCTGGTCGACACCGGCTATGTCAGCCACGCCGAGCAGACCGTCGCCCTGGTACGCAGCGCGCTCGACGGCCGACGCCTCACCGACATCGTCAACACCCACTCGCATTCCGATCACATCGGCGGCAACGCCGCGGTGCAGCGCGCCTTCGGCTGCCGCATCACCGTGCCCGCCGGCATGCACGACGCCGTCCAGCAATGGGACGAAAACGCCTTGCTGCTCAGCGTGGCGGGGCAAACCGGCGACCGCTTCACCGCCGACACCAAGGCCCACCCCGGCGACACCCGCGAGATGGGCGGCCTGCACTGGGAAGCCCTCGCCGCGCCCGGTCACGACATGGACGCGCTGATGTTTTTCAACCGCGACCACGGCGTGCTCATCTCCGGCGACGCGCTGTGGCGCGACGGCTTCGGCATCCTCTTCGCCGACGTGCTCGGCACCGGCGACGGCATCGGCGAAGCCCGCCGCACCCTGGACGCCATCGCTCGCCTGCCGGTGCGCCAGGTCATTCCCGGCCATGGCGCCCCCTTCGATGAAGTCGACGAAGCCCTCGCCGCCGCCTACGCCCGCCTGCGCGCCTTCGAAGAAGACGGCAGCCGCATGGCCCGCAACGCCATCCGAGGCTGCGTCACCTTCTCCCTGCTCGACATGCGCCGCATCGCCCTCGCCGACCTCCCCGGCTGGCTGGACCGCACTCCGCTGTTCCGCATCGCCAACGAACGCTTCCTCCACGAAACCCCCGAGCGCCTCGCCGACTGGCTGGTCGACAGCCTCGTCAAAGCCGGCGTCGCGCGGCGTGAAGGCGAGTGGCTGGTGGCTGCCTGA